The following proteins come from a genomic window of Populus nigra chromosome 6, ddPopNigr1.1, whole genome shotgun sequence:
- the LOC133696141 gene encoding peroxynitrite isomerase Rv2717c isoform X2 has translation MDSVTPPSAAAVHPVIVPLSYLLGTWRGQGEGGYPTINSFSYGEELHFSSNPGKPVIAYNQKTWKLNSGEPMHAESGYWRPKPDGTIEVVIAQSTGIVEVQVKEISRDFELVNGDLSYVVQMATNLTGIQPHLKALLKKL, from the exons ATGGACTCTGTCACGCCACCGTCAGCAGCAGCTGTGCATCCAGTAATCGTGCCGCTCTCATATCTGCTGGGGACATGGAGGGGCCAAGGAGAAGGTGGCTATCCCACTATCAACTCTTTCTCTTATGGAGAAGAGCTCCATTTCTCTTCCAATCCTGGCAAG CCTGTGATAGCTTATAATCAAAAGACTTGGAAACTCAATTCTGGAGAGCCTATGCATGCCGAGAGTGGTTACTGGAGACCCAAGCCTGATGGTACCATTGAAGTTGTCATTGCTCAGAGCACTGGCATCGTTGAAgtccag GTGAAGGAGATATCACGAGATTTTGAATTGGTGAATGGAGATTTATCATATGTGGTTCAAATGGCTACCAACCTAACTGGTATTCAGCCACATCTGAAAGCTTTGCTCAAGAAGCTCTAA
- the LOC133696141 gene encoding peroxynitrite isomerase Rv2717c isoform X1 has protein sequence MDSVTPPSAAAVHPVIVPLSYLLGTWRGQGEGGYPTINSFSYGEELHFSSNPGKPVIAYNQKTWKLNSGEPMHAESGYWRPKPDGTIEVVIAQSTGIVEVQKGTYNTQDKTIKLQSQLVGNASKVKEISRDFELVNGDLSYVVQMATNLTGIQPHLKALLKKL, from the exons ATGGACTCTGTCACGCCACCGTCAGCAGCAGCTGTGCATCCAGTAATCGTGCCGCTCTCATATCTGCTGGGGACATGGAGGGGCCAAGGAGAAGGTGGCTATCCCACTATCAACTCTTTCTCTTATGGAGAAGAGCTCCATTTCTCTTCCAATCCTGGCAAG CCTGTGATAGCTTATAATCAAAAGACTTGGAAACTCAATTCTGGAGAGCCTATGCATGCCGAGAGTGGTTACTGGAGACCCAAGCCTGATGGTACCATTGAAGTTGTCATTGCTCAGAGCACTGGCATCGTTGAAgtccag aaaggGACTTATAATACACAAGATAAGACGATCAAGCTTCAGAGTCAATTGGTAGGCAATGCTTCTaag GTGAAGGAGATATCACGAGATTTTGAATTGGTGAATGGAGATTTATCATATGTGGTTCAAATGGCTACCAACCTAACTGGTATTCAGCCACATCTGAAAGCTTTGCTCAAGAAGCTCTAA